A DNA window from Pedobacter africanus contains the following coding sequences:
- a CDS encoding putative quinol monooxygenase, with translation MLVRLVKMHFYPEFTAEFQELFKTVQPRISAFEGCHSVQLLQDQNDPEVFFTISHWSSEAQLNVYRKSELFTSTWAQVKPNFKAKAEAWSLLGK, from the coding sequence ATGTTGGTACGCCTGGTAAAAATGCATTTCTATCCGGAATTTACAGCAGAATTCCAGGAACTGTTCAAGACAGTACAACCCAGGATCAGCGCGTTCGAAGGCTGCCATAGTGTGCAGCTGCTGCAAGACCAGAACGATCCTGAGGTATTTTTTACGATCAGCCACTGGAGTAGTGAGGCACAACTCAACGTCTATCGTAAATCGGAACTGTTCACTTCCACCTGGGCACAGGTAAAGCCCAATTTCAAGGCTAAAGCTGAGGCATGGAGTTTGCTTGGTAAATAA
- a CDS encoding SAM hydrolase/SAM-dependent halogenase family protein — translation MAIITLTTDLGSKDFYQAALKGSILSILPTATIVDVTHEVPSFNISHAAFVLKNVYPYFPKGTVHLIGIDSVFSQHTKYIALKHKDHFFVGADNGVFSLLFEEKPEEIVELNIMQDLKYLHFPLVDIFVKAATQLAKGAKLKDIGVATDGVEERMLLAPVIERDIIRGSVIYIDTFSNVITNITKELFTKIQRNRDFTLYFRKSETISQLSWHYNEVPEGEKLCLFGISNHLEIAINKGKASGLLGLHLNDIVRVEFHP, via the coding sequence ATGGCCATTATTACATTAACGACAGATTTAGGTTCAAAAGATTTCTATCAGGCTGCCCTTAAGGGAAGTATCCTGAGCATCTTGCCTACAGCTACTATCGTTGATGTGACCCATGAAGTGCCATCCTTCAATATCTCGCATGCAGCATTTGTTTTAAAGAACGTTTATCCCTATTTCCCAAAAGGCACTGTTCACCTCATCGGTATTGATTCTGTGTTCAGTCAGCACACTAAATACATCGCCCTAAAACACAAGGACCATTTTTTTGTGGGGGCAGATAACGGGGTCTTTTCATTACTTTTTGAGGAGAAGCCTGAAGAGATTGTTGAACTTAACATCATGCAGGACCTTAAATATCTGCACTTCCCTTTGGTAGATATTTTTGTTAAAGCGGCTACCCAGCTGGCAAAAGGAGCGAAACTTAAAGACATAGGCGTGGCCACAGATGGTGTAGAAGAAAGAATGCTGCTGGCCCCGGTCATAGAGCGCGACATCATCAGGGGAAGCGTCATTTATATCGACACCTTCAGTAATGTAATTACCAACATCACCAAAGAGCTGTTCACCAAAATTCAGCGCAACAGGGATTTTACACTTTACTTCAGAAAAAGTGAAACCATCAGCCAGCTGAGCTGGCATTACAACGAAGTTCCTGAAGGTGAAAAACTATGTCTGTTCGGCATCAGTAATCACCTCGAGATTGCCATCAATAAAGGCAAAGCCAGCGGCTTACTGGGCCTGCACCTGAACGACATCGTCAGGGTTGAATTTCATCCTTAA
- a CDS encoding PhoH family protein, protein MNELKLTLESVDPVQFWGTNNEHYELIKNAFPKLKVVARGNEVKVLGDDQELKGFEQKYNQLLVHLEKYSSLTPNDVESILVSKKAPAAVAENGADKAATGGGGGEVIVYGTNGLLVKARTTNQRRMVDSIGKNDILFAIGPAGTGKTYTAVALAVRALKNKEIKRIILTRPAVEAGENLGFLPGDLKEKVDPYLRPLYDALDDMIPAEKLKTYIENRTIEIAPLAFMRGRTLDNCFVILDEAQNATDLQLKMFLTRMGPSAKFIVTGDVTQVDLPKKQMSGLHNALRILDDIPGIEIIYLTGEDVVRHKLVKRILKAYGDIQ, encoded by the coding sequence TTGAACGAACTTAAATTAACATTAGAATCGGTAGACCCGGTACAGTTTTGGGGCACCAATAATGAGCATTATGAGCTGATTAAAAATGCTTTCCCCAAACTCAAAGTTGTGGCAAGAGGAAATGAGGTTAAGGTACTTGGTGACGATCAGGAACTTAAGGGCTTTGAACAGAAATACAACCAGCTGCTTGTGCACCTGGAGAAGTACAGTTCGTTAACACCAAATGATGTGGAGTCGATTTTGGTTTCAAAGAAAGCACCGGCTGCTGTCGCCGAAAACGGGGCAGATAAAGCTGCAACCGGAGGCGGTGGAGGTGAAGTGATCGTATATGGTACCAATGGTCTGCTGGTAAAGGCAAGAACAACGAACCAGCGGAGGATGGTAGACAGCATTGGTAAAAACGATATCCTTTTTGCAATCGGCCCTGCAGGAACGGGAAAAACCTATACCGCTGTCGCTTTGGCGGTAAGGGCCTTGAAAAATAAAGAGATCAAACGGATCATATTGACTCGTCCTGCAGTAGAAGCAGGGGAGAACCTGGGCTTTTTGCCAGGCGATCTCAAAGAAAAGGTTGACCCTTACCTGCGCCCTTTATATGATGCTTTGGATGACATGATCCCGGCCGAAAAGCTGAAAACCTATATAGAAAACAGAACCATCGAGATTGCGCCCCTGGCATTTATGCGCGGAAGGACGCTTGACAATTGTTTTGTGATCCTGGACGAGGCGCAGAATGCAACTGATCTGCAGCTGAAAATGTTCCTGACCCGTATGGGTCCTTCGGCCAAGTTCATCGTAACAGGCGATGTGACCCAGGTAGATTTACCTAAAAAACAGATGTCGGGCCTGCACAATGCCTTACGGATCCTGGACGATATTCCCGGCATAGAGATCATTTACCTGACCGGAGAAGACGTGGTAAGGCATAAACTGGTAAAAAGAATACTAAAAGCCTACGGCGACATACAATAA
- a CDS encoding phosphoribosylaminoimidazolesuccinocarboxamide synthase, with product MTAIKETNFSFPKQTNFYKGKVRDVYTIDNRFMAMVVTDRISAFDVVLPEAIPFKGQVLNQIAAKFLSATKDIVPNWVIGVPDEMVTVGRICEPFKVEMVVRGYLAGHAWREYSAGKRSVCGVSLPEGLQENDKLPKPIITPTTKAAVGHDEDISREDILAKGIVSLADYTKLEEYTYALYERGTQMAAERGLILVDTKYEFGKVGDEIYLIDEIHTPDSSRYFYAEGYTERQEQGEPQKQLSKEFVRKWLIENGFQGKDGQSVPLMTPEIVNSISDRYIELYEQITGDSFVKNEQADVTARIEKNVNGFLNTL from the coding sequence ATGACAGCAATTAAAGAAACAAATTTTAGCTTTCCAAAGCAGACTAATTTTTACAAAGGGAAAGTGCGCGACGTTTATACCATTGATAACCGTTTTATGGCTATGGTGGTAACCGATAGGATCTCTGCTTTTGATGTGGTTTTACCTGAGGCCATTCCTTTTAAAGGACAGGTGCTGAACCAGATTGCGGCTAAATTTTTAAGTGCAACTAAAGACATTGTTCCGAACTGGGTAATTGGCGTGCCCGATGAGATGGTAACTGTGGGCCGTATATGTGAGCCTTTTAAGGTAGAGATGGTGGTTCGGGGATATCTTGCCGGGCATGCCTGGAGAGAGTACAGCGCCGGAAAACGTAGTGTTTGCGGGGTTTCTCTGCCTGAAGGCTTACAAGAGAATGATAAACTTCCAAAACCGATTATTACGCCGACAACAAAAGCGGCAGTAGGGCACGACGAAGATATATCCAGGGAGGATATTCTGGCAAAGGGTATCGTTTCATTGGCAGACTACACAAAGCTGGAAGAATACACTTATGCCTTGTATGAGCGTGGCACACAGATGGCTGCAGAACGTGGTTTGATCCTGGTGGATACCAAATATGAATTTGGAAAGGTTGGCGATGAAATCTACCTGATCGATGAGATCCATACCCCTGATTCTTCCCGTTATTTTTATGCTGAAGGCTATACCGAAAGGCAGGAGCAGGGAGAACCGCAGAAACAGCTGTCTAAAGAGTTTGTAAGGAAATGGTTAATTGAAAATGGTTTCCAGGGAAAAGACGGTCAGAGCGTGCCTTTGATGACACCTGAAATTGTGAACTCGATTTCCGACCGGTACATAGAGCTTTATGAGCAGATTACGGGCGATAGTTTTGTGAAAAATGAACAGGCTGACGTAACCGCACGGATTGAAAAAAATGTGAACGGCTTTTTAAATACCCTATAA
- a CDS encoding STAS domain-containing protein has protein sequence MKFSVDKHEKYVVLKLNESKLTNDNTPKLKSEFILLNTEGYCNIVVDLSAVKQCDDSQDLSSLLFGDRLCKKANGLFIVTGVNEVVAKILEMSNLDQSLTIVAKVDEATDLIFMEEIEKELLGGVDKG, from the coding sequence ATGAAATTTTCAGTAGATAAGCATGAAAAGTATGTTGTTTTAAAGCTCAATGAATCGAAGCTGACAAATGACAATACACCGAAGTTGAAATCTGAGTTCATTTTATTGAACACAGAGGGATACTGCAACATCGTGGTAGACCTTTCGGCTGTAAAACAATGTGATGACTCTCAGGACCTGAGCTCCCTGCTTTTTGGCGACAGGCTTTGCAAAAAAGCAAACGGATTGTTCATTGTGACGGGCGTTAATGAGGTTGTAGCCAAAATACTGGAGATGTCTAATCTAGATCAGTCACTTACTATAGTGGCCAAAGTTGATGAAGCTACTGACCTGATCTTTATGGAGGAAATAGAGAAAGAACTGTTGGGGGGAGTAGATAAAGGTTAA
- a CDS encoding ribonuclease Z → MKFEVTILGSSSATPVYNRNPTAQLLNCNEKFYLIDCGEGTQQQLIRFGIKANKIDFVFISHLHGDHYFGLIGLLSSLHLNGRIKPMKIFGPPALEEILALQFQHSETVIRYPIEFVATQADKPVQIFENADLTVETIILNHRIPCTGFKFVQKKRLRKLIIERLEADRVPVEYYPLLKRGADLDLPDGSTLLNADYTTDSERPRTYCYCSDTLMDERYFESIKGADLLYHEATFLQDMLERANQTHHTTALQAGQVAIATGAVKLLIGHFSSRYKALPPLLDEARTVFENTELALEGNTYSVP, encoded by the coding sequence ATGAAGTTTGAGGTTACTATTTTAGGCAGCAGTTCTGCAACCCCTGTATACAATAGGAATCCTACCGCTCAGCTTTTAAATTGCAATGAAAAATTCTACCTGATTGATTGTGGGGAGGGTACCCAGCAACAATTGATCAGGTTTGGGATTAAAGCAAATAAAATAGATTTCGTATTTATTAGTCATTTGCATGGCGACCATTATTTCGGGTTGATTGGCTTATTGTCGAGCCTGCACCTGAACGGACGCATCAAGCCGATGAAAATATTTGGCCCACCAGCTCTGGAAGAAATACTGGCCCTTCAGTTTCAGCATTCAGAAACCGTAATCCGGTACCCTATAGAGTTTGTAGCTACTCAAGCCGATAAGCCTGTGCAGATTTTCGAAAACGCAGATCTGACTGTGGAGACCATTATCTTAAACCACAGGATTCCCTGCACCGGATTTAAATTTGTACAAAAGAAGCGCCTGCGCAAATTGATCATTGAACGATTGGAAGCAGACCGGGTTCCGGTAGAATATTATCCATTGCTGAAGAGAGGGGCTGATCTAGACCTGCCAGATGGTAGTACCCTGCTTAACGCAGACTATACTACCGATTCTGAACGCCCGAGAACATATTGCTATTGTTCGGACACCTTGATGGACGAACGTTATTTTGAAAGTATAAAAGGTGCTGATCTACTGTATCATGAAGCCACCTTTTTACAGGACATGCTCGAACGGGCAAACCAAACCCATCATACCACTGCATTACAAGCAGGACAGGTGGCCATAGCTACCGGGGCAGTGAAACTGCTCATCGGTCATTTTTCATCCCGTTATAAGGCGCTGCCACCGCTTTTGGACGAAGCCCGGACGGTATTTGAAAATACCGAGCTGGCCTTGGAAGGCAATACTTATTCTGTACCATAA
- a CDS encoding MlaD family protein, protein MKIANETKVGILAAFSIALLIIGYNFLKGNAIFSNETVLYAKYPRVDGLGVSKPVLINGFQIGRVDQLQLQSDGSILATLKIKGKYEIPKNSIARLEGTDLLGSKAIVMELGTGQDFAHDGDTLNANVAKGLLETVQPVQKKAELIIGKMDSILTSVNAILNPNFQKNVDKSFNSIASTLASLEATSKKVDNLVGSEGSRISAILANVEAISNNFKKNNEKINGILDNVNTITDQVAAANFKQTVDNANKAMADLQAVVTKINNGQGSLGMLVNDNRMYENLNNASKSLDNLMIDLKQNPKRYVHFSIFGGGNKKDK, encoded by the coding sequence ATGAAAATCGCAAACGAAACTAAAGTAGGCATACTGGCAGCCTTTTCCATCGCCTTATTAATTATCGGGTATAATTTTTTAAAAGGTAATGCCATTTTCTCCAATGAGACTGTATTGTACGCAAAGTACCCTCGCGTAGACGGTCTGGGAGTGTCCAAACCTGTTTTGATCAATGGTTTTCAGATCGGACGCGTAGATCAGCTGCAGCTGCAATCGGACGGAAGCATCCTGGCTACCTTAAAAATCAAGGGCAAATACGAAATTCCTAAGAACAGCATTGCAAGACTGGAAGGAACCGACCTTCTTGGCAGCAAAGCGATTGTGATGGAGCTGGGAACCGGACAGGATTTTGCGCATGATGGGGATACGCTGAATGCGAATGTAGCTAAAGGCCTGCTGGAAACCGTACAGCCAGTTCAGAAAAAAGCAGAGCTGATCATTGGTAAAATGGATTCCATCCTGACCAGTGTAAACGCCATTCTGAACCCTAACTTTCAAAAGAATGTTGACAAAAGTTTCAACAGTATTGCTTCTACTCTTGCTTCATTAGAAGCAACCTCTAAAAAAGTGGACAACCTGGTGGGTTCTGAAGGATCGCGGATTTCGGCTATCCTGGCCAATGTAGAGGCCATTTCGAATAATTTTAAAAAGAACAATGAAAAGATCAATGGCATTCTGGATAATGTAAACACCATTACCGACCAGGTTGCTGCTGCCAACTTTAAACAGACCGTAGACAATGCGAACAAGGCCATGGCCGATCTTCAGGCCGTTGTAACTAAAATCAATAACGGACAAGGCTCTCTGGGAATGCTGGTTAATGATAACAGGATGTATGAGAATCTGAACAATGCTTCAAAAAGTCTGGACAACCTGATGATTGACCTTAAACAAAACCCTAAACGTTATGTTCATTTTTCTATATTCGGCGGCGGGAACAAAAAAGACAAGTAA
- a CDS encoding N-acetylmuramoyl-L-alanine amidase family protein, which translates to MRLKKCIFLLAVPLIISTQTTFSQGYRVKTIVIDAGHGGPKSGAAGSYSLEKNVALKVALKLGKKFEEEMPDVKILYTRKTDIDVEFHKRAALANDNKADIFISIHCNSMPDRKVVTGYTKAKNGKRIAKYGYVKNTSTSGTETFVAGSHRLDEQDVAIRENADIKLEKNYKQNYDGYDPNDPETFIILSLFKNTFRDKSLKLARLIQNNYTYDNNRVNRGVKEQGILILQRCGMPAVLTEIGFISNPSEEDYMNSANGQEEIVNSIFKAVKTYKKETEVN; encoded by the coding sequence TCCATTAATTATAAGTACACAAACTACTTTTTCACAGGGATATAGAGTTAAAACCATTGTTATTGATGCCGGTCACGGAGGACCAAAGTCAGGAGCTGCAGGAAGCTATTCGCTGGAGAAGAACGTAGCCTTAAAGGTGGCCTTAAAACTGGGCAAAAAGTTCGAAGAGGAAATGCCTGATGTTAAAATTCTGTACACCAGGAAAACAGATATCGACGTAGAGTTTCATAAAAGGGCTGCCCTGGCCAACGATAACAAGGCCGACATCTTTATTTCCATCCATTGCAACTCCATGCCCGACAGAAAGGTGGTCACCGGTTACACAAAAGCTAAAAATGGGAAAAGAATAGCCAAATACGGTTATGTAAAAAACACCAGCACCAGCGGTACCGAAACTTTTGTTGCCGGATCGCACCGCCTGGACGAGCAGGATGTAGCCATAAGGGAGAATGCCGACATCAAGCTGGAAAAAAACTATAAACAAAATTACGATGGTTATGACCCGAACGATCCGGAAACATTTATTATACTATCTTTGTTCAAAAATACATTTAGAGATAAAAGCCTTAAGCTGGCCCGGTTAATCCAGAACAACTATACCTACGACAACAACAGGGTTAACAGAGGTGTAAAAGAGCAGGGCATTTTGATTTTACAAAGGTGTGGAATGCCAGCTGTATTAACAGAGATCGGATTTATTTCCAATCCAAGCGAGGAAGATTATATGAATTCGGCGAATGGACAGGAAGAAATTGTAAATTCAATCTTTAAAGCAGTTAAAACATATAAAAAAGAAACTGAAGTCAATTAA